CCATCAGCCGCAGCAAGACCTCGAAGCGGTCGTCCCTGATGTTCAGCTGCTCGAAGTCATGCTGCAGAATGATGGTCATATCGTCGGGATATTTCGACTTGAGGCCAACCGACAGTTTCACGCCGTCGGCGTGGGTGCGGAACGTGATATTGAGCGGCCGCTGCTCCGAAGCGAGCGGGAGCGTCTCGACAATCTTGGAGCGTGCTGCCGGCCTGCTGCACGGCTCGGCGAACACAGGCGAGGCCGGGATGAGGATCGCGAGGAAGAGAAGCATCGCCGCATAGGAGATCGTCATACCCCGCACCTGCGGGGTATCCAGTACGCCGCGACCTGTCGTGTCCATCACTGCTGTCTCTGGAATACTCGATCGCCTGCCCGCGCGGACGAACGACAACGGGGCCGTCCGTTCGTGTCGCCGCGCTCGCTCCACCCACGGTCATGCTAACCAGTTCCATCAAAAAGGAAAGAGGGCCCGGGGAATGCCAGGTCGCCGTGCACCTACACTCGCGTGTGTGTTTGTGGCAGATACACGCCGGAGAGCTGGTGGTTAATTGAAAGCTTGGCCGGGCGCGAAGACGGTTCGCCTCCGTGGCGCTAATAACGGATACCAGAGCCCCCTTATCTCGCCGTCGCAGCCTCGTTAACCAATCGTATCGGGTGGGCACGCGCTGCCAGCCGAAGTCCTGGCGACCGAAGTCCTGGCGACCGAAGTCCTGGCGTAGGCGATTATAAGCGACGTTCGTTTGCGCGCCATCCTGCGACAAACTTGCACACCGGAGCCCACCGCATCGTTCGCGACGATCGCAGCATGAAGAAGGGCGATGCGACTTCTCCAGGCGGGACGACGAAGAAGTGACGTCCGAAGGAACGATTCTCGATCGGGAAAATTATGCAATTGTGTCGCTAGACATACGGTAACCTTGGCAGGCTTCGGCGCAATCTTTCGCCCCCGAGAGGCGCTGGAGCCTGTCTTTTTAAAACGCGAAAGCGCCGTTTCGGTTCTTCGCAGCGGCAACTATCGCCGCGTCCCTCGCAGCCGGCGCCTTTTAGTCGGGCTGTTGGCAATCGCATCACCGTCACAGGCTGATGACATACGCGCTCGTCGCCAGCAAAACGGCGACGCTTATGGCGATAATGATCAAGAAGAATTTTCCCATTGCTCTGCCTCTTTAGATCCCCAACGCAAAGCAGCAGGAATAGTTCTGTGCTGACGCGCGAACGCACCTGCGTCCGCAAGGGGCCTGCCATCGAGGCGGGCCCCTTCGGAAGTCGAGGTGTGATCGCGATCAGATCGCGACGCCGTAATAGTCGTTGACGGCGCGGGTCCTGGTCGGGTCGCTCCAGTTCCAGGTGTTGTCGTTGCGGTAATGCGGTGCGCCCTTGAGCTGTGCTTCCGTCACGCCGGTGACGTAGCCCCCGAGGGAGGTAT
This portion of the Bradyrhizobium sp. AZCC 2262 genome encodes:
- a CDS encoding ClpXP protease specificity-enhancing factor SspB — protein: MSFVRAGRRSSIPETAVMDTTGRGVLDTPQVRGMTISYAAMLLFLAILIPASPVFAEPCSRPAARSKIVETLPLASEQRPLNITFRTHADGVKLSVGLKSKYPDDMTIILQHDFEQLNIRDDRFEVLLRLMGARERLSVPFTAIKAFWDKSELKCSDG